The Pseudolabrys sp. FHR47 genome contains a region encoding:
- a CDS encoding extracellular solute-binding protein, with translation MSNVRNATAAVFAVALFATQPGFAQDKSIVVASTTSTQDSGLFEYLLPKFKEKSGITVKVVAQGTGQALDTGKRCDADVVFVHAKAQEEKFVADGAGVKRFPVMYNDFVIVGPKSDPAGIKGTKDVAKALVTIKDKGAAFFSRGDRSGTHSAELALWKASGVDIEKDNGTWYKSLGQGMGATLNTTAAGNGYTLTDRATWIHFKNKQDLAIAVEGDKWLFNQYGVMLVNPAKCPSVKKDLGQAFINYLISPQGQKDIAGYKIDGQSLFFPNAEDVGA, from the coding sequence ATGTCCAACGTTCGTAACGCAACCGCTGCCGTTTTCGCCGTCGCGCTTTTCGCCACGCAGCCGGGCTTCGCGCAAGACAAGTCGATCGTGGTCGCCTCCACCACCTCGACGCAGGATTCCGGCCTGTTCGAATATCTGTTGCCGAAGTTCAAAGAGAAGTCCGGCATCACCGTGAAGGTCGTTGCGCAAGGCACGGGCCAGGCGCTCGACACCGGCAAGCGCTGTGACGCCGACGTCGTCTTCGTTCACGCCAAGGCGCAAGAGGAGAAGTTCGTCGCCGACGGGGCCGGCGTGAAACGCTTCCCGGTCATGTACAACGATTTCGTCATTGTCGGACCGAAGAGCGATCCGGCCGGCATCAAGGGCACCAAGGACGTCGCCAAGGCACTGGTCACCATCAAGGACAAGGGAGCGGCGTTCTTTTCGCGCGGCGACCGCTCCGGAACGCATTCGGCCGAACTGGCGCTATGGAAGGCCTCAGGTGTCGATATCGAGAAGGATAATGGCACTTGGTACAAGTCGCTCGGCCAAGGCATGGGTGCGACGCTCAACACCACCGCCGCCGGCAATGGCTACACCCTGACCGACCGTGCCACCTGGATCCATTTCAAGAACAAGCAGGATCTCGCCATCGCAGTGGAGGGCGACAAGTGGCTGTTCAACCAATACGGCGTGATGCTGGTGAACCCGGCGAAATGTCCGAGCGTCAAGAAAGACCTCGGCCAGGCCTTCATCAATTATCTCATCTCACCGCAGGGCCAGAAGGACATCGCCGGCTACAAAATCGACGGCCAGAGCCTGTTTTTCCCGAACGCGGAAGACGTGGGCGCGTAA
- the mobA gene encoding molybdenum cofactor guanylyltransferase MobA, which translates to MTFSHPPTFGLVLAGGLARRMGGGDKAHIKIGGSTILDRVLATLSGQCAGVVINANGDPARFADTGCEVIPDSVPDHPGPLAGILAGLDWLAAQDRGIEWLLSVPGDCPFLPDDLVERLHGARRKLGAGVPLACAKSGDWRHPVVGLWPLALREDLRKALVKENLRKIEVWTARHGIAIAEWPTEPVDPFFNVNTPDDAERANALAERFG; encoded by the coding sequence ATGACTTTTTCCCACCCTCCCACCTTCGGCCTCGTTCTCGCCGGCGGCCTCGCGCGCCGTATGGGCGGCGGCGACAAGGCGCATATCAAGATCGGCGGCTCGACCATTCTCGACCGCGTACTCGCGACTTTGTCGGGGCAATGCGCCGGCGTCGTCATCAATGCTAATGGCGATCCGGCGCGCTTTGCCGACACCGGCTGCGAAGTCATCCCTGACAGCGTGCCTGACCACCCCGGTCCGCTTGCCGGCATTCTCGCCGGGCTGGACTGGCTGGCGGCGCAGGACCGCGGCATCGAATGGCTCCTGAGCGTGCCGGGCGACTGCCCGTTCCTGCCCGACGATCTCGTCGAACGCCTGCATGGCGCGCGGCGCAAGCTGGGCGCGGGTGTACCGCTCGCCTGCGCCAAGTCTGGCGACTGGCGTCATCCAGTGGTCGGCCTGTGGCCGCTGGCGCTGCGCGAGGATCTGCGCAAGGCGCTGGTGAAGGAGAACTTGCGCAAGATCGAGGTGTGGACCGCGCGGCACGGCATCGCCATTGCTGAATGGCCGACCGAGCCGGTCGATCCATTCTTCAACGTCAATACGCCGGATGATGCCGAACGCGCCAACGCGCTCGCGGAGCGTTTTGGCTAG
- a CDS encoding formate dehydrogenase accessory sulfurtransferase FdhD, with protein sequence MSPKPDSADSYLIRPDPNDPRLTERVTGIDQTGARIETSVTVERPLTIFLNSQEIVTAMTINDYPEYLAIGYLLNQHMLLPDDVVTGVDYDEELSLVVVRTKRKTNYEKKLKKKVQTSGCAQGTVFGDLMEALEDVSLPATPLRTSWLYALTHKINTTPSLYLEAGAIHGCVLAHEDKPLVYMEDVGRHNAVDKIAGWMFKEKVAAHDKIFYTTGRLTSEMVLKTVRMGIPILISRSGFTAWGVELARKANLTLIGRARGQRFVALAGEERIVFDQDLSKVPDEGTKHRRKAALED encoded by the coding sequence ATGAGCCCAAAGCCGGACAGCGCCGACTCCTACCTCATCCGCCCCGATCCCAACGATCCGCGGCTGACCGAGCGCGTCACCGGCATCGACCAGACCGGTGCCCGCATCGAGACTTCGGTGACGGTGGAGCGGCCGCTGACGATCTTTCTCAACAGCCAGGAGATCGTCACGGCGATGACGATCAACGACTATCCGGAGTATCTGGCGATCGGCTACCTGCTCAATCAGCATATGCTTCTGCCGGACGATGTCGTCACCGGCGTCGATTACGACGAGGAACTGTCGCTCGTCGTCGTGCGCACCAAACGCAAGACGAACTACGAGAAGAAGCTGAAGAAGAAGGTACAGACTTCAGGCTGCGCCCAGGGCACCGTGTTCGGCGACCTGATGGAGGCGCTGGAGGATGTCTCGCTGCCGGCAACGCCGCTGCGCACGTCATGGCTCTATGCGCTGACCCACAAGATCAACACCACGCCGTCGCTTTATCTCGAAGCCGGCGCCATTCACGGCTGCGTGCTGGCCCACGAAGACAAGCCGCTGGTCTATATGGAAGACGTCGGCCGCCACAACGCGGTCGACAAGATCGCCGGCTGGATGTTCAAGGAAAAGGTCGCAGCGCACGACAAGATATTCTACACCACCGGCCGCCTCACCTCGGAGATGGTGCTCAAAACTGTGCGCATGGGCATTCCAATTCTGATCTCGCGCTCGGGCTTCACCGCCTGGGGCGTCGAGTTGGCGCGCAAAGCCAATCTGACGCTGATTGGCCGCGCTCGCGGCCAGCGCTTCGTCGCGCTGGCGGGCGAAGAACGCATCGTGTTCGACCAGGATTTGAGCAAAGTACCGGATGAAGGCACCAAGCATCGCCGCAAGGCGGCGCTGGAGGATTGA
- a CDS encoding ABC transporter permease translates to MSGDTSALTLILSGDPGLYRIIALSLVVSLSAAFCAAVIGIPLGALIALTRFRGRDGVIVVLNALMGLPPVVVGLAVYLALSRSGPLGSLGILFTPQAMIIAQTVLVTPIIAALSRQTVEDLWLEYREELAAMDIGPAARIATLVWDARFSLMTALLAGFGRAAAEVGAIIVVGGNIDGFTRTMTTAIALETSKGDLPLAVGLGIVLMAIVIVINALAWAARRAGERYAG, encoded by the coding sequence GTGAGCGGCGACACCTCAGCCCTGACCCTGATCCTGTCCGGCGATCCCGGTCTCTATCGCATCATCGCTCTGTCGCTCGTCGTCAGCCTCAGCGCCGCGTTCTGCGCCGCCGTCATCGGCATCCCGCTCGGCGCGCTGATCGCGCTCACCCGCTTTCGCGGCCGTGACGGCGTCATTGTCGTGCTCAACGCCCTGATGGGCCTGCCGCCGGTCGTCGTCGGCCTCGCCGTTTATCTCGCTTTGTCGCGCTCCGGGCCGCTCGGCAGCTTGGGCATCCTGTTCACGCCGCAGGCGATGATTATCGCGCAAACTGTGCTGGTGACTCCGATCATCGCCGCCCTCTCCCGCCAGACGGTCGAGGACCTGTGGCTCGAGTACCGTGAAGAACTAGCGGCCATGGACATCGGCCCGGCGGCGCGCATCGCGACGCTGGTGTGGGATGCGCGATTCTCTCTGATGACCGCCCTGCTGGCCGGCTTCGGCCGCGCCGCCGCCGAAGTCGGCGCCATCATCGTCGTCGGCGGTAATATCGACGGCTTCACCCGCACCATGACCACCGCCATCGCGCTCGAAACCTCGAAGGGCGACCTGCCGCTCGCGGTCGGACTTGGCATTGTCCTGATGGCCATCGTCATTGTCATCAACGCACTCGCCTGGGCCGCCCGGCGCGCCGGCGAACGCTACGCGGGATGA
- a CDS encoding LysR family transcriptional regulator — translation MAILDVDAVQAFVAIANHQSFTRAAEALGTTQGAISVKLKRLEDRLGQKLIERTPRLVRLSAQGAVFLESARDFLAAHDRAIAGLSSTRRRFALGIATHVAGSELPTLLARLNAHDPALTIEVRLDNSRNLLDAFERGEIDAAIVRREDDRRDGEVLAPEHFGWFATPGFVHRTGEPLRLAALSPSCGVRDVATRALDAAGIAWTEVFLGGGSSVVADAVSAGLATAVFSCRLAPAGTIEVSQRFGLPSLPSSEIVLLSTLSDAKSREALRTLATAFREHRPPSA, via the coding sequence ATGGCCATACTGGACGTGGATGCCGTCCAGGCGTTCGTGGCGATTGCCAATCACCAGAGCTTCACACGCGCGGCCGAGGCGCTTGGCACCACGCAGGGCGCGATCAGCGTGAAGTTGAAGAGGCTGGAAGATCGGCTCGGCCAGAAGCTGATCGAGCGGACGCCTCGCTTAGTGCGCCTGTCGGCGCAGGGCGCTGTGTTCCTGGAATCCGCGCGCGACTTCCTGGCTGCACATGACCGCGCCATCGCGGGTTTATCCTCCACACGTCGACGATTTGCGCTCGGTATTGCCACCCATGTCGCCGGTTCGGAGCTTCCAACACTGCTGGCGCGGCTGAACGCGCACGACCCAGCGCTCACCATCGAGGTTCGGCTCGACAATTCGCGCAATCTGCTCGACGCTTTCGAGCGTGGCGAAATCGATGCCGCGATCGTCCGCCGGGAGGACGACCGGCGCGACGGAGAGGTGCTTGCGCCGGAACACTTCGGCTGGTTTGCAACTCCGGGCTTCGTGCATCGAACGGGCGAGCCGCTGCGTTTGGCTGCTTTGTCACCATCCTGCGGAGTCCGTGACGTCGCCACCCGCGCGCTCGACGCCGCGGGGATAGCCTGGACGGAAGTTTTCCTTGGCGGCGGCTCCTCCGTCGTTGCGGATGCCGTTTCGGCCGGGTTAGCCACTGCCGTATTCTCTTGCCGGCTCGCGCCAGCTGGCACGATCGAGGTTAGTCAGCGGTTCGGACTGCCTTCGCTTCCCTCATCCGAAATTGTTCTTCTGTCGACACTCTCGGATGCCAAATCCCGCGAAGCGCTGAGAACCCTCGCGACCGCTTTTCGCGAACACCGTCCACCCTCGGCGTAA
- the glp gene encoding gephyrin-like molybdotransferase Glp, with protein sequence MAQLTDDCFAFSGALLPLPEMERLIAERIAPVSETERVALRSARGRVTANDIKAPVDLPPFDNSAVDGYAVRHADLDANGDTTLAVSGRLTAGARADLTLGSKQAIRIFTGAAMPAGADTVYMQEDVAVDGDKVTVPKGLALGANRRLAGEDVAAGRIVLPAGTVLEAQHIALLAALGIVDVEVRRRLKVAIFSTGDEVVEPGAARGGAAIFDSNRYLISALLEQLGAVVTDLGILRDDPAELSRALAKAAAWHDLIITSGGVSTGDADYVRAAVEKIGSLVFWRIAIKPGRPVAMGVIRAAPRKDYAANAGAAFCGLPGNPVAVFVTFVRVVKPLLLRLSGARPQVLLPLPVRSAFAYKKKKDRREYVRVALRRAADGEIEAVKHPQDGAGILTSLTETDGLLEFPEDLTSIAPGDRVGFLSFAALMG encoded by the coding sequence ATGGCGCAACTGACCGACGACTGCTTCGCATTCTCCGGCGCGCTTTTGCCGCTGCCGGAGATGGAGCGGCTGATCGCCGAGCGCATCGCTCCGGTGTCCGAAACCGAGCGCGTGGCGCTCCGCAGCGCTCGCGGCCGCGTCACCGCGAACGATATCAAGGCGCCGGTCGATCTGCCGCCCTTCGATAACTCGGCCGTCGATGGCTATGCGGTGCGTCACGCCGATCTCGATGCAAACGGCGACACGACGCTTGCGGTCAGCGGCCGTCTCACCGCCGGTGCGCGCGCCGATCTGACGCTGGGGTCGAAACAGGCGATCCGCATCTTCACCGGTGCGGCGATGCCGGCCGGCGCCGACACGGTTTACATGCAGGAAGATGTCGCCGTTGACGGCGACAAGGTCACGGTGCCGAAAGGCCTGGCGCTCGGCGCCAACCGGCGGCTGGCGGGCGAGGATGTCGCGGCCGGGCGCATCGTGCTGCCGGCGGGCACAGTGCTCGAAGCGCAGCATATCGCCCTGCTGGCGGCGCTCGGTATCGTCGATGTCGAAGTGCGGCGGCGGCTCAAGGTCGCGATCTTCTCGACCGGCGACGAAGTCGTCGAGCCGGGGGCGGCGCGCGGCGGCGCGGCGATCTTCGATTCCAATCGCTATCTCATCAGCGCGCTGCTCGAACAGCTCGGCGCCGTGGTGACCGATCTCGGCATTCTGCGCGACGATCCCGCCGAACTGTCACGCGCGCTCGCCAAGGCGGCGGCATGGCACGATCTCATTATCACCTCAGGCGGTGTTTCGACCGGCGATGCCGATTACGTGCGCGCCGCGGTGGAGAAGATCGGCAGCCTGGTGTTCTGGCGCATTGCCATCAAGCCGGGGCGGCCGGTGGCGATGGGCGTAATCCGCGCCGCGCCGCGCAAGGATTACGCTGCCAATGCCGGCGCCGCCTTCTGCGGATTGCCCGGCAATCCGGTGGCGGTGTTCGTCACTTTCGTGCGCGTGGTGAAGCCGCTGCTGCTGCGGCTGTCCGGGGCGCGGCCGCAGGTACTGCTGCCATTGCCGGTGCGGTCTGCCTTTGCTTATAAAAAGAAGAAGGACCGCCGCGAATATGTGCGCGTGGCCCTGCGGCGCGCCGCTGACGGCGAGATCGAGGCGGTGAAGCACCCGCAGGATGGCGCCGGCATTCTGACGTCGCTCACCGAGACCGACGGGCTGCTGGAGTTTCCCGAGGATTTGACCTCGATCGCACCCGGCGATCGCGTCGGCTTTCTCTCCTTCGCGGCGCTGATGGGCTAG
- a CDS encoding ATP-binding cassette domain-containing protein, which produces MRAPDADLPIVLSGITVKAGAVTILDGVTQTITTGSPTMLIGPNGAGKTTLLRVLMGLVRPNTGSVTWGNRSDLSQVRRAIVFQRPVMLRRSATANIAYALGAAGVPRARHEERIAELMTLVGLDGLAARPARKLSGGEQQRLALARALARDPSVLLLDEPTASLDPAATKSIEDIVRTVAQRGVKVVMSTHDLGQARRLGGDVMLMHRGRIVEHGPAAEFFMQPNTEQARQFIAGELLV; this is translated from the coding sequence ATGCGCGCGCCCGACGCAGACCTCCCCATCGTTCTGTCCGGCATCACTGTCAAAGCCGGGGCCGTGACGATTCTCGATGGCGTCACGCAGACGATCACGACGGGGTCGCCGACGATGCTGATCGGCCCCAACGGCGCCGGCAAGACCACCTTGCTGCGCGTCCTCATGGGCCTCGTCCGGCCGAATACGGGCAGCGTGACCTGGGGAAACCGCAGCGACCTCTCACAGGTGCGCCGTGCCATCGTGTTCCAGCGGCCGGTAATGCTGCGCCGCTCCGCCACCGCCAACATCGCTTATGCATTGGGCGCGGCGGGCGTGCCGCGTGCGCGGCATGAGGAACGTATCGCCGAGCTGATGACGCTGGTCGGCCTCGACGGACTCGCGGCGCGGCCGGCGCGAAAACTGTCCGGCGGCGAACAGCAGCGCCTCGCTCTCGCGCGCGCTCTGGCGCGCGATCCTTCGGTGCTGCTGCTCGACGAGCCGACCGCCAGCCTCGATCCGGCGGCGACCAAATCCATCGAAGATATCGTGCGCACCGTGGCGCAGCGCGGCGTCAAGGTCGTCATGTCGACGCACGATCTCGGCCAGGCGCGGCGCCTCGGCGGCGATGTCATGCTGATGCATCGCGGCCGTATCGTCGAACATGGCCCCGCCGCCGAATTCTTTATGCAACCGAACACCGAACAAGCCCGGCAATTCATCGCCGGCGAGTTGCTGGTGTGA
- a CDS encoding dihydrodipicolinate synthase family protein, translating into MKKKTIGDHLYVAALLPYDRDMKVDEQAYRRFLRHFLDNDKFVRMGGGICVNPEAGEIFYLTREEKRRVLEIAMEEINGKVPVIAGTWAITTEETVETAKDCKALGVDGIFVTPPGGAQDVTSCWDADGYPEIWLDQIIAQDRAVDLPIVTHPVGGAKPPFYPGLPLEATLRICREVKNIVGWKMTYTYEGFNLIAKGLRGLDRHVAVMAALASRFHEYKATGMFDGTLSGFWNFALNPMLDHLEAWDQNDVVKARNIWDGGLSQLHSYVADMGRLHIRYKTATWLCGLIPHPFMRAPMPMPQQKEIDTLYQLLKNLGVPVIDLKETRLAA; encoded by the coding sequence ATGAAGAAAAAGACGATCGGAGACCATCTTTACGTCGCCGCTTTGCTACCCTACGACCGCGACATGAAAGTCGACGAGCAAGCCTACCGCCGATTCTTGCGGCACTTCCTCGACAACGACAAGTTTGTACGCATGGGCGGCGGCATCTGCGTCAACCCCGAAGCAGGTGAAATCTTCTACCTGACGCGCGAAGAAAAGCGGCGCGTCCTCGAAATTGCGATGGAGGAAATCAACGGCAAGGTTCCGGTTATTGCCGGCACCTGGGCGATCACGACAGAAGAAACCGTTGAAACCGCCAAAGACTGCAAGGCACTTGGCGTCGACGGCATCTTCGTCACGCCTCCCGGCGGAGCTCAGGACGTCACGTCATGCTGGGACGCCGACGGCTATCCGGAAATCTGGCTGGATCAGATCATCGCGCAGGACCGGGCGGTCGATTTGCCGATCGTCACGCATCCTGTCGGTGGCGCCAAGCCGCCGTTCTATCCCGGCCTGCCGCTCGAAGCGACCTTGCGCATCTGCCGCGAGGTGAAGAACATCGTCGGCTGGAAGATGACCTACACCTACGAAGGCTTCAACCTGATCGCCAAGGGCTTGCGCGGTCTCGACCGCCATGTCGCCGTCATGGCCGCGCTCGCCTCGCGCTTCCATGAATACAAGGCCACCGGCATGTTCGACGGGACTCTGTCAGGCTTCTGGAATTTTGCGCTCAATCCCATGCTCGACCATCTCGAAGCCTGGGATCAGAACGACGTCGTCAAGGCGCGCAATATCTGGGACGGCGGTCTGTCGCAGCTCCATTCGTACGTCGCCGACATGGGCAGACTGCATATCCGCTACAAGACGGCCACTTGGCTGTGCGGTCTGATCCCGCATCCGTTCATGCGAGCGCCGATGCCCATGCCGCAGCAAAAAGAGATCGATACTTTGTATCAACTCCTCAAGAATCTCGGCGTGCCGGTCATCGACCTCAAGGAGACGCGGCTAGCCGCCTAA
- a CDS encoding DUF4865 family protein produces MIIAHYGHRLPADYDIGLIRARARERGPLWDAVPELYFKGFLLRESGKFGANTNSYSSLYLWRQDDAFRSFLVKGGYKIVVDLFGRAAIETRFAFDARKGPGGEARFAYRQETQIAVDTDLGTAFASEIERNKETAVRAGTVAAAVGVDVLNWQITRVVLSDREQADAGTGYQILHLARPLLDTLPDSSE; encoded by the coding sequence ATGATCATCGCTCACTACGGGCATCGCCTGCCGGCCGACTACGACATCGGGTTGATCCGGGCACGGGCAAGGGAGCGCGGTCCACTTTGGGATGCCGTGCCGGAACTCTACTTCAAGGGCTTCCTCCTTCGCGAGAGTGGGAAATTCGGAGCGAATACGAATAGCTATTCATCGCTCTATCTATGGCGACAGGACGATGCCTTTCGCAGCTTTCTCGTGAAGGGAGGATACAAAATTGTCGTCGATCTGTTCGGGCGCGCAGCTATCGAGACACGCTTTGCGTTCGATGCGCGTAAGGGACCCGGAGGGGAGGCCCGCTTTGCCTATCGGCAAGAGACTCAGATCGCGGTTGATACGGACTTGGGAACCGCATTTGCGAGCGAGATTGAACGCAATAAGGAAACAGCCGTGCGTGCGGGAACTGTTGCAGCTGCCGTCGGCGTCGACGTCCTGAACTGGCAAATCACGCGCGTCGTGCTATCGGATCGCGAACAGGCTGACGCTGGCACGGGCTATCAAATCCTTCATTTGGCACGACCGTTGTTGGACACGCTGCCCGACAGCAGCGAGTGA
- a CDS encoding MFS transporter codes for MPPALTRRSTVALAAACLSSLMFGLEISSIPAILPTLEEVLHADFKQLQWIMNAYTIAVTTVLMATGTLADRYGRKCIFMTSIAAFGVTSLICGVTEDVSVLIVARFLQGMSGGAMLICQIAVLSHQFQEGRHRAIAFGWWGIIFGIGLGFGPIIGGAIVVVSSWRWVFLVHALFAVVALILAQSGVQESKDSQASSLDIAGIIALSLSVFCLAFFITQGPDLGFVSLAALGVIGVSVISFIAFLIAEKVSPRPMFDFSVFRIRTFSGALVGSAAMNISFWPFMIYLPIWFQAGLGYDSVSAGLALLAYTLPTLVVPPVAERLSLRYRPGIVIPAGLLTIGVGFILMKFGSAAAQASWLTMLPGCILAGVGLGLTNTPVTNTTTGSVPSERAGMASGIDMSARMVSLAVNIAIMGFILVSGVLAHLRSALPETLDATYLRSLAERIAAGNTVSGPELSESLIHQALVQGFGWMMLYGGVGVLGLAGVSFLIFHSQELRPIKNQ; via the coding sequence ATGCCCCCTGCACTGACACGCCGAAGCACGGTCGCATTGGCCGCCGCTTGCCTCTCATCTCTCATGTTCGGTCTGGAGATTTCCAGCATCCCCGCAATCCTGCCGACGTTGGAGGAGGTGCTGCACGCTGATTTCAAGCAACTCCAATGGATCATGAACGCCTACACGATCGCAGTGACGACCGTTCTGATGGCGACCGGTACGCTGGCCGACCGCTATGGGCGTAAGTGCATCTTCATGACTTCGATCGCTGCATTTGGCGTGACCTCGCTGATTTGCGGCGTGACTGAAGACGTCTCGGTCTTGATCGTTGCCCGATTTCTCCAGGGCATGAGCGGCGGCGCGATGCTGATCTGTCAGATCGCCGTCCTCTCCCATCAATTCCAGGAAGGACGGCATCGCGCTATCGCCTTCGGCTGGTGGGGAATCATCTTCGGTATTGGCCTTGGCTTCGGCCCAATCATCGGCGGCGCGATCGTCGTGGTTTCGAGTTGGAGGTGGGTGTTCCTCGTTCACGCCTTGTTTGCTGTCGTGGCACTTATCCTCGCCCAAAGCGGCGTTCAGGAATCGAAGGACTCGCAGGCAAGCAGCCTCGACATTGCGGGCATCATTGCGCTGTCGTTGTCGGTCTTTTGTCTCGCGTTCTTCATCACACAGGGGCCGGATCTCGGTTTCGTTAGCCTGGCAGCCTTGGGAGTCATTGGCGTTTCGGTCATCAGTTTCATCGCCTTCCTCATTGCGGAGAAGGTTAGCCCACGACCGATGTTCGATTTTTCCGTATTCCGCATCCGCACCTTTTCCGGCGCGCTCGTCGGCTCGGCCGCGATGAATATCAGCTTCTGGCCTTTCATGATCTACTTGCCGATCTGGTTTCAGGCGGGCCTCGGTTATGACAGCGTTTCGGCGGGCCTCGCGTTGCTCGCCTATACACTCCCGACGCTCGTCGTGCCGCCGGTGGCGGAGCGGCTTTCGTTAAGATACCGGCCTGGTATTGTCATTCCTGCCGGCCTGCTCACGATCGGCGTGGGCTTCATTCTGATGAAGTTTGGCAGCGCCGCTGCCCAGGCAAGTTGGCTGACGATGCTGCCAGGCTGTATCCTCGCTGGCGTTGGGCTGGGACTGACCAACACGCCTGTCACCAATACCACCACAGGTTCAGTGCCAAGCGAGCGCGCCGGAATGGCGTCTGGCATCGACATGAGCGCCCGGATGGTCTCATTGGCGGTCAACATCGCGATAATGGGGTTCATCTTGGTCAGTGGCGTGCTGGCGCACCTCAGGAGCGCATTGCCAGAAACGCTGGATGCCACATATCTGCGCTCTCTTGCCGAGAGGATCGCCGCCGGAAACACGGTGTCCGGTCCAGAGCTATCCGAGTCGCTCATCCACCAAGCGCTTGTCCAAGGCTTTGGGTGGATGATGCTCTATGGAGGGGTTGGTGTCTTGGGGCTCGCTGGCGTCAGCTTCCTTATCTTCCACTCTCAGGAACTTCGGCCGATCAAAAATCAATGA
- the mobB gene encoding molybdopterin-guanine dinucleotide biosynthesis protein B: protein MSERGLLQAIRAAGGVTELARRIGISQPSVSNWSRVPASRVVAVETATGVDRSILRPDLYAATDDGSDDMDFARDREHAIIGARFKSKMRIVGLAGWSNSGKTTLITKLIPVLKTRGISVSTLKHAHHGFDLDQPGKDSFMHRKAGATEVIIASANRWAMLHELREEEEWDMLDLVAKLSPVDLVLVEGFKRDAFPKIEVHRAANEKPLLYPNDSYIAAIASDIALPQVKLPVVDLNDVEAIADLLLKHAVTVGEVERAMAG from the coding sequence ATGTCGGAACGCGGACTTCTGCAGGCCATTCGCGCCGCCGGTGGCGTTACGGAACTGGCGCGTCGTATCGGCATTTCGCAGCCGTCGGTGTCGAACTGGTCGCGTGTTCCGGCCAGCCGGGTTGTCGCGGTGGAGACCGCGACCGGCGTCGATCGCTCCATCCTGCGGCCCGATCTCTATGCCGCGACGGACGATGGCTCCGATGACATGGATTTCGCGCGCGACCGCGAGCACGCCATCATCGGCGCGCGTTTCAAGTCGAAGATGCGCATCGTCGGTCTCGCCGGCTGGAGCAATTCGGGCAAGACCACGCTCATTACCAAGCTCATTCCGGTGCTGAAGACGCGGGGCATCAGCGTCTCGACGCTCAAGCACGCGCATCACGGTTTCGATCTCGACCAGCCGGGCAAGGACAGCTTTATGCACCGCAAGGCCGGCGCGACCGAGGTGATCATCGCCTCGGCGAACCGCTGGGCGATGCTGCACGAGCTGCGCGAGGAAGAAGAGTGGGACATGCTCGACCTGGTGGCCAAGCTGTCGCCGGTCGATCTGGTGCTGGTCGAAGGCTTCAAGCGCGACGCCTTCCCCAAGATCGAGGTTCATCGCGCCGCCAACGAAAAGCCGTTGTTGTATCCGAACGATTCTTACATCGCCGCTATCGCGTCGGATATCGCCTTGCCGCAGGTCAAGCTGCCGGTCGTCGATCTCAACGACGTTGAAGCGATCGCCGACCTGTTGCTCAAGCACGCCGTCACGGTCGGCGAAGTCGAACGCGCGATGGCCGGCTAA